The following coding sequences are from one Candidatus Cloacimonadota bacterium window:
- the gcvPA gene encoding aminomethyl-transferring glycine dehydrogenase subunit GcvPA has translation MPYISNTDRDRREMFAKIGVQSFDELIQAIPEKFRLKGALKMDKAFSEMEITNKIKSQTCNNLCTQSANSFLGAGVYDHFIPAAVDSIVSRPEFFTAYTPYQAEVSQGTLQFIYEYQTMICELTGMEIANASMYDGASAVAEAILMAVRKNKLLKALLPATLNPEYVKVVKAYTEGTGVELVTIPAKDGLTDLAALKQMLDGSVGSVVLQSPNFNGNIEDAKSISEAVHTNEKCLLIAAVDPISLAILNSPSEYDADIVVGEGQALGNSMYMGGPLFGFFATKLEMNRQMPGRIVGGTVDKEGKRAYALTLQAREQHIRRAKATSNICSNQSLCTLAATVYLSLMGREGLREVAIQSTQKAHYLAEELCKIQGIDLKYAAAPFFKEFVITTPIAAAEINERMLPRGIYAGVEVGKNELMLAVTEKKTKAQIDDFIKAMQEVCHA, from the coding sequence ATGCCGTATATTTCTAATACTGATAGAGATAGACGGGAGATGTTTGCCAAAATAGGTGTCCAAAGTTTTGACGAACTTATCCAGGCTATTCCCGAGAAATTCCGCCTAAAGGGTGCTTTGAAAATGGATAAAGCGTTCTCTGAAATGGAGATCACGAACAAAATCAAGAGTCAGACCTGCAACAATCTTTGCACTCAATCCGCCAATTCCTTCCTTGGTGCGGGAGTCTATGATCATTTCATTCCTGCAGCGGTTGACAGCATCGTATCCCGTCCGGAATTTTTTACCGCCTACACGCCTTATCAGGCAGAAGTTAGCCAGGGCACACTGCAATTTATATATGAATATCAGACCATGATATGCGAGCTTACCGGCATGGAGATTGCCAATGCTTCGATGTACGACGGAGCCAGCGCCGTTGCCGAAGCCATCCTGATGGCAGTGCGTAAAAATAAGCTGTTAAAAGCCTTGCTACCTGCCACTCTGAACCCGGAATATGTAAAGGTAGTCAAAGCCTATACTGAAGGAACGGGTGTGGAACTGGTTACGATCCCTGCCAAAGACGGCCTTACCGATCTTGCAGCTTTAAAGCAGATGCTGGATGGTAGTGTGGGTTCAGTAGTGCTGCAAAGCCCAAATTTCAATGGCAATATCGAAGATGCCAAGTCCATCTCGGAAGCCGTACACACTAATGAGAAGTGCCTGTTGATAGCGGCTGTGGATCCCATCTCATTGGCGATACTAAATTCACCTTCCGAATACGATGCCGACATCGTGGTGGGGGAAGGTCAAGCCTTGGGCAACAGCATGTATATGGGCGGCCCGCTCTTTGGCTTCTTTGCCACAAAGCTGGAGATGAATCGTCAGATGCCCGGTAGAATCGTGGGCGGCACTGTGGACAAGGAAGGCAAGCGTGCTTATGCCCTTACTCTGCAAGCCCGTGAACAGCATATCCGCAGGGCAAAGGCTACTTCAAACATCTGTTCCAATCAGTCTCTTTGCACTTTGGCTGCTACGGTATATCTGAGCTTGATGGGTCGTGAAGGCCTGCGAGAAGTTGCCATTCAAAGCACTCAGAAAGCGCACTATCTCGCCGAGGAGCTGTGCAAGATACAAGGCATTGATCTGAAATATGCTGCGGCTCCATTCTTCAAAGAATTTGTGATTACTACTCCCATCGCAGCGGCAGAAATTAATGAAAGGATGCTGCCTCGCGGGATATATGCCGGTGTGGAAGTGGGCAAAAACGAACTGATGCTTGCTGTTACAGAAAAGAAGACGAAAGCCCAAATTGATGACTTTATAAAAGCGATGCAGGAGGTCTGCCATGCCTAA
- the gcvPB gene encoding aminomethyl-transferring glycine dehydrogenase subunit GcvPB: MPKTVFEYSSAGRKGVSLPSREIDTPLEKLIPAKYHREKAARLPELSELDVMRHYIKLSQQNHFIEKGLYPLGSCTMKYNPKVHETLVRHSCFANIHPYQHESTLQGALELLYELQEDLAEISGMAKVTLQPGAGAQGEFTGIKIVSAYHKAKGNTHKTKIIIPDSAHGTNPATCHLVGFDVVELKSNADGRCDLARLRELVDENTAGFMLTNPNTLGLFETQIEEIAEIMHSVDALIYMDGANLNALLGIVQPGKIGFDIMHFNLHKTFSTPHGGGGPGAGPVGVVEKLIPYLPVPTISHDDAGYHFDYTHESTSIGKVHTFYGNFAILVRAYIYIKMLGAEGLRRVSENAIINANYLMAILKDYYHIQHQEYCMHEFVADGSWQKKEHGVSTLDIAKRLLDKGFHAPTVYFPLIIPEALMIEPTETESLESLDAFAQAMIEIAQETQQNPELLHEAPITTPVRRVDDVRAVKELDPIFKIEK; encoded by the coding sequence ATGCCTAAGACTGTTTTTGAATACTCATCTGCCGGTCGCAAGGGCGTGAGCTTGCCCTCTCGCGAGATCGATACCCCCCTAGAGAAATTAATCCCTGCCAAATATCATCGGGAAAAAGCAGCCAGACTGCCGGAACTAAGTGAACTGGATGTGATGCGTCATTACATCAAGCTTTCTCAGCAGAACCACTTTATCGAAAAAGGCTTGTATCCTTTGGGTAGCTGCACGATGAAGTATAATCCAAAAGTCCATGAGACTCTGGTGCGCCACAGTTGTTTTGCGAACATTCATCCTTATCAGCATGAGAGTACTCTGCAGGGCGCACTTGAGTTGCTCTATGAGCTTCAGGAGGATCTTGCTGAGATATCCGGTATGGCGAAAGTAACCTTGCAGCCAGGAGCCGGTGCGCAAGGGGAATTTACCGGAATCAAGATTGTCTCTGCCTATCACAAGGCAAAGGGCAATACTCACAAAACCAAGATCATCATCCCGGACAGCGCGCATGGCACCAATCCTGCCACGTGTCATCTAGTCGGATTTGATGTAGTGGAACTGAAGTCCAATGCTGATGGCCGTTGTGACCTAGCCCGTTTGCGCGAGTTGGTGGATGAGAATACTGCGGGCTTTATGCTTACCAATCCCAATACTCTGGGTTTATTTGAAACTCAGATCGAGGAGATTGCCGAGATCATGCACAGTGTAGATGCCTTGATCTATATGGACGGGGCAAATCTGAACGCGCTTTTGGGCATTGTACAGCCGGGTAAGATTGGTTTTGACATCATGCATTTCAACCTGCACAAGACCTTCTCCACGCCTCATGGAGGCGGCGGTCCGGGTGCGGGTCCTGTGGGCGTGGTTGAAAAACTGATACCCTATCTGCCGGTTCCCACCATCAGTCATGATGATGCCGGTTATCATTTTGATTATACTCACGAAAGCACATCAATCGGGAAAGTCCATACCTTCTACGGTAACTTTGCCATTTTGGTGAGGGCCTACATCTACATCAAGATGTTGGGTGCGGAAGGCTTGCGCAGAGTAAGCGAAAATGCGATTATCAACGCCAATTATCTGATGGCGATATTAAAAGATTATTACCACATTCAGCATCAGGAATATTGCATGCATGAGTTTGTGGCAGATGGAAGCTGGCAGAAGAAAGAACATGGCGTATCAACTCTGGATATTGCCAAACGCTTGCTGGATAAAGGTTTCCATGCTCCAACTGTATATTTCCCGCTGATCATTCCGGAAGCTTTGATGATCGAGCCTACCGAAACCGAGAGTCTGGAATCGCTTGATGCTTTTGCTCAGGCTATGATAGAAATAGCACAGGAAACACAGCAGAATCCTGAATTACTACATGAAGCGCCAATTACCACACCGGTGAGACGGGTGGACGATGTACGCGCCGTGAAAGAACTCGATCCCATATTCAAGATCGAGAAATAA
- a CDS encoding OmpH family outer membrane protein, with protein MKKLFILILALVALSGLCAQNVKLGYVNTDRILMDSNEAAEIARLFQLDRQNWSNQIRGLDEEIKQMERDFEIRRLSISEANKRELQSQIDSKKEEAGRLLEEYFGENGRAEQRYRELIDPLTNKIHDIITRIAEDEKYTMILDVSMGVVLYAAPSIDLTDQILQELNKDTIAPGEGTDEPIPDKEETKDPLGNQMDDGFGGFTDDFGMENTEDKKP; from the coding sequence ATGAAAAAGCTATTTATACTGATCCTTGCCCTGGTAGCCCTCAGCGGCCTTTGTGCCCAAAATGTGAAGCTGGGCTATGTGAATACCGACCGCATTCTCATGGATAGCAATGAAGCAGCGGAAATTGCCAGATTGTTCCAGCTGGACCGTCAGAACTGGAGCAACCAGATCCGGGGATTGGATGAAGAAATCAAGCAAATGGAGCGCGATTTTGAGATCCGTCGTCTGTCTATCAGCGAAGCCAATAAACGTGAGCTACAAAGCCAAATCGACAGCAAGAAAGAAGAAGCCGGACGCTTGCTGGAAGAGTATTTTGGAGAAAATGGAAGAGCCGAACAGCGTTACCGTGAGCTCATCGATCCGCTCACCAATAAGATACACGACATTATTACCAGGATTGCCGAAGACGAGAAATATACCATGATTCTGGACGTGAGCATGGGTGTGGTGCTGTATGCCGCTCCATCTATCGATCTTACCGATCAGATCCTGCAGGAATTGAACAAGGATACCATCGCACCTGGAGAAGGCACAGATGAACCCATACCGGATAAGGAAGAGACCAAAGATCCTTTGGGTAATCAGATGGATGATGGATTTGGAGGATTTACGGACGATTTTGGCATGGAAAATACTGAAGACAAGAAACCCTGA